One stretch of Pararhizobium qamdonense DNA includes these proteins:
- a CDS encoding (2Fe-2S)-binding protein, which translates to MLVCSCNFITDKDIENTIIEMLDEDCWQLIVPAKVYHAMEKRGRCCGCFPNVVDIIIRTTEQYHACRPSTGEQIFDFMTRLKQFHEENRRADLERRQKSHRAA; encoded by the coding sequence ATGCTGGTTTGTAGCTGCAATTTTATCACCGATAAGGACATTGAGAACACGATCATCGAGATGCTCGATGAGGACTGTTGGCAGCTCATCGTGCCTGCAAAAGTCTATCATGCGATGGAAAAGCGCGGCCGTTGCTGTGGCTGTTTTCCCAATGTCGTGGACATCATCATCCGCACCACCGAGCAATATCATGCTTGCCGCCCCTCGACGGGCGAGCAGATATTTGATTTCATGACCCGCCTCAAACAATTCCATGAAGAAAACAGGAGAGCGGATCTTGAAAGGCGACAAAAAAGTCATCGAGCAGCTTAA